From a region of the Xanthomonas rydalmerensis genome:
- the cydD gene encoding thiol reductant ABC exporter subunit CydD, whose product MRWLDALAAAARGRQRLAAAAISVSGALLIVQAGAIAWLVQALLVERRELAQALPAFGLLALVLVLRAGLGAAAQRAAGDVADAAKLELRRRVYRQLLQRGPLWLRGQRNGELGELLLAHGDALDGYYAGYRPARWEVSVVPLLIVLAVAWSDWVVGLILLFTAPLVPIFMMLVGWGAEAAGRRQLRELARMGGHFADRLKGLGVLRLYGRGDDELRGIAAAAEGVRERTLKVLRIAFLSSTVLEFFASVSVAIVALYLGLSYLGMIALHASVPTLGTGVFCLLLAPEFYAPLRRLAAHYHDRANALAAAAEVERLLEGLPQAVDAPVARDEGTAVSNDVAAVTSIETDTTAATFSVQAAGALRAEEPLLRARALYLRPLGARCDAVQGLDFELHAGQRLALVGPSGSGKSTLLEALAGWLPPRAGAMQLRAGLRIGYAGQRPYLFHGSIADNLRLADPQASDAQVRAAADAAQVLRFAARLPQGLDTPIGERGFGLSGGEARRIGLARLLLRDPELLLLDEPTAFLDADTEADLLRTLADFARGRSVIVATHSEAAMHWADAVLRLPARNASAATQETLS is encoded by the coding sequence ATGCGTTGGCTGGATGCCCTGGCCGCGGCCGCGCGCGGCCGCCAGCGCCTGGCCGCAGCCGCCATCAGCGTGTCCGGTGCGCTGCTGATCGTGCAGGCCGGGGCCATCGCCTGGCTGGTGCAGGCGCTGCTGGTGGAGCGCCGCGAGCTGGCGCAGGCGCTGCCGGCCTTCGGCCTGCTGGCGCTGGTGTTGGTCCTGCGCGCCGGGCTCGGCGCCGCCGCGCAGCGTGCCGCCGGCGATGTCGCCGATGCGGCGAAACTCGAGCTGCGCCGGCGCGTGTATCGGCAACTGCTGCAGCGCGGGCCGCTGTGGCTGCGCGGACAGCGCAACGGCGAACTGGGCGAGCTGCTGCTGGCGCATGGCGATGCGCTGGACGGCTACTACGCCGGCTACCGGCCCGCTCGCTGGGAAGTGAGCGTGGTGCCGCTGCTGATCGTGCTGGCAGTGGCGTGGAGCGACTGGGTGGTCGGCCTGATCCTGCTGTTCACCGCGCCACTGGTGCCGATCTTCATGATGCTGGTGGGCTGGGGCGCCGAAGCCGCCGGCCGCCGTCAGTTGCGCGAGCTGGCGCGGATGGGCGGGCACTTCGCCGATCGGCTCAAGGGCCTGGGCGTGTTGCGCCTGTACGGACGGGGCGACGACGAGCTGCGCGGGATTGCCGCTGCCGCCGAGGGTGTGCGCGAGCGCACGCTGAAAGTGCTGCGCATCGCGTTCCTGTCGTCCACCGTGCTGGAGTTCTTCGCCTCGGTCAGCGTGGCGATCGTCGCGCTGTACCTGGGCCTGAGCTACCTCGGCATGATCGCCCTGCATGCCAGCGTGCCGACCCTGGGCACCGGTGTGTTCTGCCTGCTGCTGGCGCCGGAGTTCTACGCGCCGCTGCGGCGCCTGGCCGCGCATTACCACGATCGCGCCAATGCGCTGGCCGCGGCGGCGGAGGTGGAGCGCCTGCTGGAAGGTCTGCCGCAGGCCGTGGATGCGCCGGTCGCGCGCGACGAGGGCACTGCCGTGTCGAACGATGTCGCTGCCGTGACGTCGATCGAGACCGATACCACTGCAGCGACGTTTTCCGTGCAGGCAGCGGGCGCGCTGCGTGCGGAGGAGCCATTGCTGCGCGCACGCGCGCTGTACCTGCGGCCGCTGGGTGCGCGCTGCGATGCGGTGCAGGGCCTGGATTTCGAATTGCATGCCGGCCAGCGCTTGGCCCTGGTCGGGCCCAGCGGTAGCGGCAAGAGCACGTTGCTGGAGGCGCTGGCCGGATGGCTGCCGCCGCGTGCCGGTGCCATGCAGTTGCGTGCGGGGCTGCGCATCGGCTACGCCGGCCAGCGGCCGTATCTGTTCCACGGCAGCATCGCCGACAACCTGCGTCTGGCCGATCCGCAGGCCAGCGATGCGCAAGTGCGCGCGGCGGCCGATGCTGCACAGGTGCTGCGTTTCGCCGCACGCCTGCCGCAGGGGCTGGACACGCCGATCGGCGAGCGCGGCTTCGGCCTGTCCGGCGGCGAGGCGCGACGCATCGGCCTGGCTCGTCTGTTGCTGCGCGATCCGGAACTGCTGTTGCTGGACGAACCGACCGCGTTCCTGGATGCGGACACCGAAGCGGACCTGCTGCGCACGCTGGCGGACTTCGCCCGCGGCCGCAGCGTCATCGTCGCCACCCACAGCGAGGCGGCGATGCACTGGGCCGATGCCGTGCTGCGGCTGCCGGCGCGCAATGCGTCCGCCGCAACCCAGGAGACGCTGTCATGA
- the cydC gene encoding thiol reductant ABC exporter subunit CydC: MSGDTRDTLRGVFGRHLGRLLLTALLVLCTMLAGVGLLGLSGGFLTAAALAGAVGMGSGFNFFSPSAGIRALTFARIASRYGEKLVGHDATLRIARDLRVWFFRRALPLAPARLGASRTGELLARLMSDIGEVDGLVVRALAPLAALLGVGAIGIAAAAAIHWPAALVLTALALAIGLGVPWVVARGGEARERARAQQREALRTLAYEGLEGAADLAALEAQAAWIARVDASAQAVRGEDRRQRQRLIGGNALHALCAAVGLLAMLWVALGAARADAIGAEQAAGLVFLTVALLEVWAGAGLAWQALQSGRVAARRLQAIAGQAPPVVDSAQPQALPATGEVQFDNVVFAWPGETRRVLDGVSLRIAPGERIAISGDSGSGKTTLSALLLRLWDPQQGSIRYAGVDLREVAEAQWHRRIAWLPQGAPVFAGSVRDNLRLGDPTADDARLQCVLADVRLDPWLHEVGGLDAWLGENGATMSAGQARRLALARALLREAPLLVLDEPTEGLDVDTAQALLRDLAHALGQRSLLLISHDALPEGVVHLRYRLQDGRLQVEP; this comes from the coding sequence ATGAGCGGCGACACCCGCGACACCTTGCGTGGCGTGTTCGGCCGCCATCTCGGCCGCCTGCTGCTGACCGCACTGCTGGTGCTGTGCACGATGCTGGCCGGGGTCGGGCTGCTCGGCCTGTCCGGTGGCTTCCTCACCGCCGCGGCGCTGGCTGGTGCGGTCGGCATGGGCAGCGGCTTCAACTTCTTCTCGCCGTCGGCCGGCATCCGCGCACTGACCTTCGCCCGCATCGCCTCGCGCTACGGCGAAAAGCTGGTCGGGCACGACGCCACCCTGCGTATCGCCCGCGACCTGCGCGTGTGGTTCTTCCGCCGCGCGCTGCCGCTGGCGCCGGCACGGCTCGGCGCCAGCCGCACCGGCGAATTGCTGGCGCGGCTGATGTCGGACATCGGCGAGGTCGACGGTCTGGTGGTGCGTGCGCTGGCGCCGCTGGCGGCGCTACTCGGCGTCGGCGCGATCGGCATCGCGGCGGCGGCGGCGATCCACTGGCCGGCGGCGCTGGTGCTGACCGCGCTGGCGCTGGCGATCGGGCTCGGCGTGCCGTGGGTGGTGGCGCGCGGCGGCGAAGCCCGCGAACGCGCGCGCGCGCAGCAGCGCGAAGCCTTGCGCACGCTGGCCTATGAAGGCCTGGAGGGTGCCGCCGACCTGGCCGCGCTCGAGGCGCAGGCCGCCTGGATCGCGCGCGTGGATGCCAGCGCGCAGGCCGTGCGCGGCGAGGACCGGCGCCAGCGGCAACGGCTGATCGGCGGCAACGCCCTGCACGCGCTGTGCGCGGCGGTGGGCCTGCTGGCGATGCTGTGGGTGGCGCTGGGTGCGGCCCGCGCCGATGCGATCGGCGCCGAACAGGCCGCCGGCCTGGTGTTCCTCACCGTGGCCCTGCTCGAGGTCTGGGCCGGCGCCGGTCTGGCCTGGCAGGCGCTGCAGTCCGGCCGTGTCGCCGCGCGGCGCCTGCAGGCGATCGCCGGGCAGGCGCCGCCGGTGGTCGACTCGGCGCAACCGCAGGCGCTGCCGGCCACGGGTGAGGTGCAGTTCGACAACGTAGTGTTCGCCTGGCCGGGCGAGACCCGGCGCGTGCTCGACGGTGTTTCCCTGCGCATCGCGCCGGGCGAGCGCATCGCCATCTCCGGCGACAGTGGCAGCGGCAAGACCACCCTGTCGGCGTTGCTGCTGCGCTTGTGGGACCCGCAGCAGGGCAGCATCCGCTATGCCGGCGTCGACCTGCGCGAGGTGGCCGAGGCGCAGTGGCACCGCCGTATCGCCTGGCTGCCGCAGGGCGCGCCGGTGTTTGCCGGCAGCGTGCGCGACAACTTGCGCCTGGGCGATCCCACGGCCGACGATGCGCGGCTGCAGTGCGTGCTCGCCGACGTGCGGCTCGATCCCTGGCTGCACGAAGTCGGCGGCCTCGACGCCTGGCTTGGCGAGAACGGCGCGACCATGTCCGCGGGTCAGGCGCGGCGCCTGGCCCTGGCCCGTGCACTGCTGCGCGAAGCGCCGCTGCTGGTGCTGGACGAACCCACCGAAGGCCTGGACGTCGACACCGCGCAGGCGCTGTTGCGTGACCTGGCACACGCGCTGGGTCAGCGCAGCCTGCTGCTGATCAGCCACGATGCGCTGCCCGAGGGCGTGGTGCATCTGCGCTATCGGTTGCAGGACGGACGGCTGCAGGTCGAGCCATAG
- a CDS encoding c-type cytochrome biogenesis protein CcmI/CycH, which translates to MLSWGMSAAAVALAALVFAVVLWPLRSGGRKGAVLAVAVLALGVATAALYALVGTPRALQAQNREAPRTLEDGVKQLQAALAKDPNRADGWALLGRSQLSLGHAAEAANAFARAVQLAPEQAPLLIEAAEARALANPQRQFDDQALAWLQHALQLAPGSERGAWFLGIAQRQRGQDAAAAATWEALLPRVDAATAAALRPQIDAARTAAGLPALPAAGSAAAPAQDAKAPASSGLTVAVSLDPAFAARVRLRGDASVFVIARVPGGPPMPVAVQKHPLQALPLRVTLSDADSPMPTQKLSQLQQVQVVARLSASGNAMRQEGDLESAPVTVTLPATAPVELVIGKP; encoded by the coding sequence ATGCTGAGTTGGGGCATGTCGGCCGCGGCGGTGGCGCTGGCGGCGCTGGTGTTCGCGGTGGTGCTGTGGCCGCTGCGCAGCGGCGGGCGCAAGGGCGCGGTGCTGGCGGTAGCGGTACTGGCGTTGGGTGTGGCGACCGCAGCGCTGTACGCCCTGGTCGGCACTCCGCGTGCCTTGCAGGCGCAGAACCGCGAGGCGCCGCGCACGCTGGAAGACGGCGTCAAGCAACTGCAGGCGGCGCTGGCCAAGGATCCGAACCGCGCCGACGGCTGGGCCCTGCTCGGCCGCAGCCAGCTGTCGCTGGGCCACGCCGCCGAGGCCGCCAACGCCTTCGCACGCGCCGTGCAATTGGCGCCGGAGCAGGCGCCCTTGCTGATCGAAGCGGCCGAGGCGCGTGCGCTGGCCAATCCGCAACGGCAGTTCGACGACCAGGCGCTGGCCTGGCTGCAGCATGCCCTGCAACTGGCACCGGGCAGCGAACGCGGCGCCTGGTTCCTGGGCATCGCCCAGCGCCAGCGCGGCCAGGACGCCGCCGCAGCCGCCACCTGGGAAGCGCTGTTGCCGCGCGTGGATGCGGCCACCGCCGCGGCGCTGCGGCCGCAGATCGATGCGGCCCGCACCGCGGCCGGTCTGCCGGCCTTGCCCGCCGCCGGCAGCGCGGCCGCCCCGGCGCAGGACGCGAAGGCCCCGGCCAGCAGCGGCCTGACCGTGGCGGTGTCGCTGGATCCGGCGTTCGCCGCCCGCGTACGCCTGCGCGGCGACGCCAGCGTCTTCGTGATCGCGCGCGTGCCGGGCGGCCCACCAATGCCGGTGGCGGTGCAGAAGCATCCGCTGCAGGCACTGCCGTTGCGGGTGACACTGAGCGATGCGGACAGCCCGATGCCGACGCAGAAACTCTCGCAGCTGCAGCAGGTGCAGGTGGTGGCGCGGCTGTCGGCCAGCGGCAATGCAATGCGTCAGGAGGGCGATCTGGAATCGGCGCCGGTGACGGTGACCCTGCCGGCGACCGCGCCGGTGGAGCTGGTGATCGGCAAGCCGTAG
- a CDS encoding cytochrome c-type biogenesis protein yields MSHGRRALRLGLLALLAWSTLAGAEPVSDPTPLAYRSAAEEARFHALTAELRCVQCQNQSLADSHAQIAMDLRREVLELMHQGKSDAQIKQFLVDRYGEFVLYRPQLEARTWLLWFGPLLLLAGGAVVLIRMVRRRAPAATALPLQDEQEW; encoded by the coding sequence ATGAGCCACGGCCGGCGTGCGCTGCGGCTGGGCCTGCTGGCGCTGCTGGCGTGGTCCACGCTGGCCGGCGCCGAACCGGTGTCCGATCCGACCCCGCTGGCCTACCGCTCCGCCGCCGAGGAAGCGCGCTTCCATGCGCTGACCGCCGAACTGCGCTGCGTGCAATGCCAGAACCAGTCGCTGGCCGATTCGCATGCGCAGATCGCCATGGACCTGCGCCGCGAAGTGCTGGAGCTCATGCACCAGGGCAAGTCGGATGCGCAGATCAAGCAGTTCCTGGTCGATCGCTACGGCGAGTTCGTGCTGTACCGGCCGCAGCTGGAAGCGCGGACCTGGCTGCTGTGGTTCGGCCCCTTGCTGCTGTTGGCCGGCGGCGCGGTGGTGCTGATCCGGATGGTGCGCCGGCGCGCGCCGGCGGCGACCGCGCTGCCGCTGCAGGACGAACAGGAGTGGTGA
- the metX gene encoding homoserine O-acetyltransferase MetX, producing MTEFIPPGSRFLALPSPFPMKRGGQLRGARVAYETWGTLSAARDNALLIVTGLSPDAHAAANADDPTPGWWEGMLGPGKPIDTQRWFVICVNSLGSCKGSTGPASPHPDDGQPYRLRFPELSIEDGADAAAQVVRALGIAQLACVIGNSMGGMTALALLHRHPGLARSHVNISGSAQALPFSIAIRSLQREAIRLDPNWNGGDYDESTYPESGMRMARKLGVITYRSALEWDGRFGRVRLDSDQTDDDPFGLEFQVESYLEGHARRFVRRFDPNCYLYLSRSMDWFDLAEPAGGDVLAGLATIRVERALAIGANTDILFPVQQQQQIADGLRAGGAQAQFLGLNSPQGHDAFLVDFARFGPAVREFLDAL from the coding sequence ATGACCGAATTCATCCCGCCTGGCAGCCGCTTCCTCGCCCTGCCCTCGCCGTTCCCGATGAAACGTGGCGGCCAGTTGCGTGGCGCGCGGGTCGCCTACGAGACCTGGGGCACGCTGTCGGCCGCGCGCGACAACGCGCTCCTGATCGTCACCGGGCTGTCGCCCGACGCGCATGCCGCGGCGAATGCCGACGATCCCACGCCGGGCTGGTGGGAAGGCATGCTCGGCCCGGGCAAGCCGATCGACACGCAGCGCTGGTTCGTGATCTGCGTGAACTCGCTGGGCAGTTGCAAGGGGTCGACCGGCCCTGCGTCGCCGCATCCTGACGACGGCCAGCCGTATCGCCTGCGCTTCCCGGAGCTGTCGATCGAGGACGGCGCCGATGCCGCCGCGCAGGTGGTGCGGGCGCTGGGCATCGCGCAACTGGCCTGCGTGATCGGCAACTCCATGGGCGGCATGACCGCCCTGGCGCTGCTGCACCGGCATCCTGGCCTGGCGCGCAGCCACGTCAACATTTCCGGCAGCGCGCAGGCGCTGCCGTTCTCGATCGCGATCCGCTCGCTGCAGCGCGAAGCGATCCGCCTGGATCCGAACTGGAACGGCGGCGACTACGACGAGTCAACCTATCCCGAGTCCGGCATGCGCATGGCGCGCAAGCTGGGCGTGATCACCTACCGTTCGGCGCTGGAATGGGACGGCCGCTTCGGCCGCGTGCGGCTGGATTCGGACCAGACCGACGACGATCCGTTCGGCCTGGAATTCCAGGTGGAAAGCTACCTGGAAGGCCACGCACGCCGCTTCGTGCGCCGCTTCGACCCGAACTGCTATCTGTACTTGAGCCGCTCGATGGACTGGTTCGACCTGGCCGAGCCTGCCGGCGGCGACGTGCTCGCCGGTCTCGCCACGATCCGCGTCGAGCGCGCGCTGGCGATCGGCGCCAACACCGATATCCTGTTCCCGGTGCAGCAGCAGCAACAGATCGCCGACGGCCTGCGCGCCGGCGGCGCTCAGGCGCAGTTCCTGGGGCTGAATTCGCCGCAGGGGCACGACGCGTTCCTGGTGGATTTCGCGCGGTTCGGGCCGGCGGTGCGGGAGTTTCTCGACGCGCTGTAG
- a CDS encoding heme lyase CcmF/NrfE family subunit, with amino-acid sequence MLPEVGQLLLILALLTAVLQAALPLAGAQRGDARWMGVARPAAFAQLALVAGAFAILTHAFVTQDFSVAYVAENSNSLLPLVYRYSAVWGAHEGSLLLWTLILALWTGAVALYSRRLPAQVVARVIGTLALVSVGFLAFLLFTSNPFARLLPAPLEGRDLNPLLQDPGLVIHPPLLYAGYVGFAVPFAFAIAALLDGQVDARWLRWTRPWTNVAWGFLTIGIALGSWWAYYELGWGGWWFWDPVENASFMPWLAGAALLHSQAVTEKRGSFGAWTLLLAIAAFSLSLLGTFLVRSGVLTSVHSFAADPTRGLFILVFLSLLCGGALLLYALRGGRVAASADEARQRFAPASRETLLLANNLLLTCACAMVLLGTLYPLLADALDLGKLSVGPPYFGTLFIVLMAPLVALLPFGPLTRWQREQASRPLALLAPWAGLALLAGAIGFFLAPQGAWKTAAGVAAATWVLLGTARFVWSRRQLKGSRFTAEMLGMTLAHTGIAVFLAGALLVEALEQQREVALAPGQHLDLGRYRFELQGLDERKGPNYVAERAHVQVLRDDRPLALLHPEKRLYASGGQNMTEAGIHPGLFGDVYVALGEPLGGNAWAMRVHVKPFVRWIWLGAALMALGGFVTAADRRFRRSPETP; translated from the coding sequence ATGCTGCCTGAGGTCGGCCAACTCCTGCTGATCCTCGCCCTGCTCACTGCCGTGCTGCAGGCGGCGCTGCCATTGGCCGGCGCGCAGCGCGGCGATGCGCGCTGGATGGGCGTGGCGCGGCCGGCGGCGTTCGCGCAGCTGGCGCTGGTCGCCGGCGCCTTCGCGATCCTCACCCACGCCTTCGTGACCCAGGATTTCTCGGTGGCCTATGTCGCCGAGAACTCCAACTCGCTGCTGCCGCTGGTGTACCGCTACTCCGCGGTGTGGGGCGCGCACGAGGGTTCGCTGCTGCTGTGGACGCTGATCCTGGCGCTGTGGACCGGCGCGGTGGCGCTGTATTCGCGGCGCCTGCCGGCGCAGGTGGTGGCGCGGGTGATCGGCACCCTCGCGCTGGTGAGCGTGGGCTTCCTGGCGTTCCTGCTGTTCACCTCCAACCCGTTCGCGCGGCTGCTGCCCGCGCCGCTGGAAGGGCGCGATCTCAATCCGCTGCTGCAGGACCCCGGCCTGGTAATCCATCCGCCGCTGCTGTACGCCGGCTACGTCGGCTTCGCGGTGCCGTTTGCGTTCGCCATTGCCGCGCTGCTGGACGGCCAGGTGGACGCGCGCTGGCTGCGCTGGACGCGGCCGTGGACCAATGTGGCCTGGGGCTTTCTGACCATCGGCATCGCGCTCGGCAGCTGGTGGGCGTACTACGAACTGGGCTGGGGCGGCTGGTGGTTCTGGGATCCGGTGGAGAACGCCAGCTTCATGCCATGGCTGGCCGGTGCGGCGTTACTGCATTCGCAGGCGGTCACCGAAAAGCGCGGCAGCTTCGGCGCCTGGACCCTGCTGCTGGCGATCGCCGCATTCTCGCTGTCGCTGCTGGGCACCTTCCTGGTCCGCTCCGGCGTGCTGACCAGCGTGCACTCCTTCGCCGCCGATCCCACCCGCGGCCTGTTCATCCTGGTGTTCCTGAGCCTGCTGTGCGGCGGCGCGCTGCTGCTGTACGCACTGCGCGGCGGCCGCGTGGCGGCGTCGGCCGACGAGGCGCGGCAACGCTTCGCCCCGGCCTCGCGCGAGACCCTGCTGCTGGCCAACAACCTGCTGCTGACCTGCGCCTGCGCGATGGTGCTGCTGGGCACGCTGTATCCGCTGCTGGCCGATGCGCTGGACCTGGGCAAGCTGTCGGTGGGACCGCCCTACTTCGGCACCTTGTTCATCGTGCTGATGGCGCCGCTGGTGGCGCTGCTGCCGTTCGGCCCGCTGACCCGCTGGCAGCGCGAACAGGCGTCGCGGCCACTGGCATTGCTGGCACCGTGGGCTGGCCTGGCTCTGCTGGCCGGCGCGATCGGCTTCTTCCTGGCACCGCAGGGCGCGTGGAAGACCGCCGCCGGCGTCGCCGCGGCAACCTGGGTGCTGCTGGGCACCGCGCGCTTCGTGTGGAGCCGGCGGCAGCTCAAGGGCAGCCGCTTCACCGCCGAGATGCTGGGCATGACCCTGGCCCACACCGGCATCGCCGTGTTCCTGGCCGGTGCGCTGCTGGTCGAGGCGCTGGAACAGCAGCGCGAAGTGGCGCTGGCGCCCGGACAGCACCTGGACCTGGGCCGCTACCGCTTCGAGCTGCAGGGCCTGGACGAGCGCAAGGGCCCCAACTACGTGGCCGAACGCGCGCACGTGCAGGTGCTGCGCGACGATCGCCCGCTGGCGCTGCTGCACCCGGAAAAGCGCCTGTACGCCAGCGGCGGCCAGAACATGACCGAGGCCGGGATCCACCCCGGCCTGTTCGGCGACGTCTACGTCGCCCTGGGCGAGCCGCTGGGCGGCAACGCCTGGGCGATGCGCGTGCACGTCAAACCCTTCGTGCGCTGGATCTGGCTTGGCGCGGCGCTGATGGCGCTGGGCGGTTTCGTCACCGCCGCCGACCGGCGCTTCCGTCGTTCTCCGGAGACCCCCTGA
- a CDS encoding DsbE family thiol:disulfide interchange protein — protein sequence MSAPAPRRLPLPAILLGALFFLGLLALMVYAVQRSGSADRDALPSALIGKPAPAFELPLLHDASIRVRSSELRGAPYVLNVWGSWCPACREEHPVLTRFALSKRVRVIGYDWKDSREDALRWLEQLGNPFLAVLFDPEGRTAIDWGVAAAPETFLVDARGVVRWKHAGPLTDQIIRDELLPALQQAERDAPPTRAQGKATP from the coding sequence ATGTCCGCTCCCGCTCCACGCCGCCTGCCGTTACCCGCCATCCTGCTGGGCGCCCTGTTCTTCCTCGGCCTGCTGGCGTTGATGGTGTATGCGGTGCAGCGCTCCGGCAGCGCCGATCGCGACGCGCTGCCGTCGGCCCTGATCGGCAAGCCGGCACCGGCGTTCGAACTGCCGCTGCTGCACGACGCCTCGATCCGCGTGCGCAGCAGCGAGTTGCGCGGCGCGCCGTACGTGCTCAACGTGTGGGGCAGCTGGTGCCCGGCCTGCCGCGAGGAACACCCGGTGCTGACCCGCTTCGCGCTGAGCAAGCGCGTGCGGGTGATCGGCTACGACTGGAAGGACAGCCGCGAGGACGCGCTGCGCTGGCTGGAACAGCTCGGCAATCCGTTCCTGGCGGTGCTGTTCGATCCCGAGGGACGCACGGCGATCGACTGGGGCGTGGCCGCGGCACCGGAGACCTTCCTGGTCGATGCGCGCGGCGTGGTGCGTTGGAAGCACGCCGGCCCGCTGACCGACCAGATCATCCGCGACGAACTGCTGCCGGCCTTGCAGCAGGCCGAGCGCGACGCGCCGCCGACGCGGGCGCAGGGCAAGGCCACGCCATGA
- a CDS encoding cytochrome ubiquinol oxidase subunit I, with protein MIDTTVVELSRLQFAMTAMYHFLFVPLTLGLSFMIAIMESVYVMTRKDVWRRMTLFWGVLFGINFAMGVATGIVMEFQFGMNWSYYSHYVGDIFGAPLAIEGLMAFFLEATFIGLFFFGWSKLTPVKHLMVTWLMALGTNLSAVWILIANGWMQNPTGAVFNPDTMRMEVVDFMAVVFNPVAQAKFVHTVSAGYVTGAVFVMSISALYLLRGKHRDLARRSFAVAAAFGLASSLSVVVLGDESGYAANEHQKMKLAAIEAMWETEQAPADFTAFGIPNQATGRNDYAIKVPYLMGLIATRSLNTPVPGILELVKRAEHRVRGGQIAYGALQRLKANRNDVEARAVFDKHWQDLGHGLLLKRYREDILNATPEEIAKAALDTVPRVLPLFWTFRVMAGLGFYLIAFFAAALWFSCKHNFEDKRWFLKLAVWTLPAPWIAIECGWFVAEYGRQPWAVEGVLPTFYAASGLALHDILITLGGFVAIYTTLLIIEIKLMLKAIRKGPDALPALLQPTPRPATPIAAPAAAGHL; from the coding sequence ATGATCGACACCACTGTCGTAGAGCTGTCGCGGCTGCAGTTCGCCATGACCGCCATGTACCACTTCCTGTTCGTTCCGCTCACCCTGGGCCTGTCCTTCATGATCGCGATCATGGAGAGCGTGTACGTCATGACCCGCAAGGACGTGTGGCGGCGTATGACCCTGTTCTGGGGCGTGCTGTTCGGCATCAACTTCGCGATGGGCGTGGCCACCGGCATCGTCATGGAGTTCCAGTTCGGCATGAACTGGTCCTACTACAGCCACTACGTCGGCGACATCTTCGGCGCGCCGCTAGCGATCGAAGGGTTGATGGCGTTCTTCCTGGAAGCGACCTTCATCGGCCTGTTCTTCTTCGGCTGGAGCAAGCTCACGCCGGTCAAGCACCTGATGGTGACCTGGCTGATGGCGCTGGGCACCAACCTGTCGGCGGTGTGGATCCTGATCGCCAACGGCTGGATGCAGAACCCGACCGGCGCGGTGTTCAACCCGGACACCATGCGCATGGAAGTGGTCGACTTCATGGCGGTGGTGTTCAACCCGGTGGCGCAGGCCAAGTTCGTGCACACGGTCAGCGCCGGCTACGTGACCGGCGCGGTGTTCGTGATGTCGATCAGCGCGCTGTACCTGCTGCGCGGCAAGCATCGCGACCTGGCCCGGCGCTCGTTCGCGGTGGCCGCCGCGTTCGGCCTGGCCTCCTCGCTGTCGGTGGTGGTGCTGGGCGACGAGAGCGGCTACGCCGCCAACGAACACCAGAAGATGAAGCTGGCCGCGATCGAGGCCATGTGGGAAACCGAGCAGGCGCCGGCCGACTTCACCGCCTTCGGCATCCCCAACCAGGCCACCGGCAGGAACGACTACGCGATCAAGGTGCCGTACCTGATGGGCCTGATCGCCACGCGCTCGTTGAACACGCCGGTGCCCGGCATCCTGGAGCTGGTCAAGCGCGCCGAGCACCGCGTGCGCGGCGGGCAGATCGCCTACGGCGCGCTGCAGCGGCTCAAGGCCAACCGCAACGATGTCGAGGCACGGGCGGTGTTCGACAAGCACTGGCAGGACCTCGGCCACGGCCTGCTGCTCAAGCGCTACCGCGAGGACATCCTCAACGCCACCCCGGAGGAGATCGCCAAGGCCGCGCTGGACACGGTGCCGCGGGTGCTGCCGCTGTTCTGGACGTTCCGGGTGATGGCCGGCCTGGGCTTCTACCTGATCGCCTTCTTCGCCGCCGCGCTGTGGTTCTCGTGCAAGCACAACTTCGAGGACAAGCGCTGGTTCCTGAAGCTGGCGGTGTGGACCCTGCCGGCGCCGTGGATCGCGATCGAGTGCGGCTGGTTCGTGGCCGAGTACGGCCGCCAGCCGTGGGCGGTGGAAGGCGTGCTGCCGACGTTCTATGCCGCCTCCGGCCTGGCCCTGCACGACATCCTGATCACCCTGGGCGGCTTCGTGGCCATCTACACCACGCTGCTGATCATCGAGATCAAGCTGATGCTCAAGGCGATCCGCAAGGGGCCGGACGCCCTGCCCGCCTTGCTGCAACCCACCCCGCGCCCCGCGACCCCGATCGCCGCACCTGCGGCCGCCGGCCACCTCTGA